From the genome of Pseudomonas sp. AB6, one region includes:
- the betI gene encoding transcriptional regulator BetI: protein MPKVGMQPIRRQQLIHATLEAVDQVGMGDASIALIARLAGVSNGIISHYFQDKNGLIAATMRHLMNALSQSVHDRRLALGDDNPRAHLQVIIEGNFDASQVNGPAMKTWLAFWATSMHQPSLHRLQRINDHRLYSNLCCQFRRVLSLSEARTAARGLAALIDGLWLRGALSGDAFDTEQAQQIAYEYMDFQLAKQAS from the coding sequence ATGCCCAAAGTCGGTATGCAACCCATCCGCCGTCAACAGCTGATCCACGCCACTCTAGAGGCGGTTGATCAAGTTGGAATGGGAGACGCCAGCATTGCGCTGATCGCTCGCTTGGCGGGTGTGTCCAACGGCATCATCAGTCACTACTTTCAGGACAAAAACGGCCTGATCGCAGCGACCATGCGTCATTTGATGAATGCCCTGAGCCAGAGCGTTCACGACCGCCGTCTGGCACTCGGCGACGACAACCCACGGGCTCATCTTCAAGTCATCATCGAAGGTAACTTCGATGCCAGCCAAGTCAACGGCCCGGCAATGAAAACCTGGTTAGCCTTCTGGGCCACCAGCATGCACCAGCCGTCATTGCACAGGTTGCAGAGGATCAACGATCACCGGCTTTATTCAAACCTGTGCTGCCAATTTCGCCGAGTGCTGTCATTGAGCGAGGCGCGCACCGCTGCTCGCGGCCTGGCGGCATTGATCGACGGTTTGTGGTTACGCGGCGCGCTGTCAGGCGATGCATTCGACACCGAGCAAGCGCAGCAAATCGCTTACGAATATATGGACTTCCAACTGGCAAAACAGGCGAGCTAG
- the betB gene encoding betaine-aldehyde dehydrogenase — protein MPRFELQKLYIDGGYVDSSSDATFDAINPANGQILATVQRAGKDDVERAVVSAEKGQKIWAAMTAMQRSRILRRAVDILRERNDELADLETLDTGKAISETRYVDIVTGADVLEYYAGLVPAIEGEQIPLRSTSFVYTRREPLGVVAGIGAWNYPIQIALWKSAPALAAGNAMIFKPSEVTSLTTLKLAEIYTQAGVPDGVFNVLTGSGREVGTWLTEHPRIEKISFTGGTDTGKKVMASASSSSLKDVTMELGGKSPLIIFDDADLDRAADTAMMANFYSSGQVCTNGTRVFIPRSLKAAFEAKILERVKRIRVGNPQDENTNFGPLVSFAHMESVLGYIAKGKEEGARLLCGGERLTDGEFAKGAFVSATVFTDCTDDMTIVREEIFGPVMSILSYDTEEEVIRRANDTEFGLAAGVVTKDLNRAHRVIHQLEAGICWINAWGESAAEMPVGGYKQSGVGRENGISSLAQYTRIKSVQVELGEYTSVF, from the coding sequence ATGCCCCGATTCGAACTTCAAAAACTCTACATCGATGGCGGTTACGTCGATTCCAGTAGCGACGCTACGTTCGACGCCATCAACCCGGCTAACGGCCAAATCTTGGCTACCGTGCAGCGCGCAGGCAAAGACGACGTCGAACGCGCCGTGGTCAGTGCCGAAAAAGGCCAAAAAATCTGGGCCGCCATGACCGCCATGCAGCGTTCGCGGATCTTGCGCCGCGCCGTGGACATCTTGCGTGAACGCAACGATGAGCTGGCCGACCTGGAAACCCTCGACACCGGCAAAGCGATTTCCGAAACCCGTTACGTCGACATCGTGACCGGCGCTGACGTGCTGGAATATTACGCAGGCTTGGTGCCCGCCATCGAAGGCGAGCAAATTCCTCTGCGCAGCACCTCGTTCGTGTACACCCGTCGCGAACCGCTGGGTGTAGTGGCCGGGATCGGCGCCTGGAACTATCCGATCCAAATCGCCCTGTGGAAATCCGCACCGGCGCTGGCGGCGGGCAATGCGATGATCTTTAAACCCAGCGAAGTCACGTCGCTGACCACGCTGAAGCTGGCGGAGATCTACACCCAAGCCGGCGTTCCAGATGGCGTGTTCAACGTGCTGACCGGCAGCGGCCGTGAAGTAGGCACATGGCTGACTGAACACCCGCGCATTGAAAAAATCTCGTTCACCGGCGGGACCGACACTGGCAAAAAAGTCATGGCCAGCGCGTCGAGCTCGTCGCTCAAAGACGTGACCATGGAATTGGGCGGCAAGTCACCGCTGATTATCTTCGACGACGCCGACCTTGATCGCGCCGCCGATACGGCGATGATGGCCAACTTCTACAGCTCCGGCCAAGTCTGCACCAACGGCACACGGGTGTTCATACCGCGCTCGTTGAAGGCCGCTTTCGAGGCAAAAATCCTCGAACGCGTGAAGCGCATTCGGGTTGGCAACCCGCAAGATGAGAACACCAACTTTGGTCCGCTAGTGAGTTTTGCGCACATGGAAAGCGTGCTCGGCTATATCGCCAAAGGCAAAGAAGAAGGCGCCCGCCTGCTGTGCGGGGGCGAACGGCTGACTGACGGTGAGTTCGCCAAAGGCGCATTCGTCTCGGCCACGGTGTTCACTGACTGCACTGACGACATGACCATCGTTCGCGAAGAAATTTTCGGCCCGGTCATGAGCATCCTCAGCTACGACACCGAAGAAGAAGTCATCCGCCGCGCCAACGACACCGAGTTCGGTTTGGCGGCGGGCGTCGTCACCAAAGACCTGAACCGCGCCCACCGCGTGATTCACCAGCTTGAAGCCGGCATCTGCTGGATCAACGCTTGGGGCGAATCAGCGGCAGAAATGCCGGTAGGAGGTTACAAACAATCAGGTGTCGGCCGTGAAAACGGGATCAGCTCGTTGGCGCAATACACCCGTATCAAGTCGGTGCAGGTAGAGCTTGGGGAATACACGTCGGTGTTTTGA